The genomic segment TTAGTGATTTatcttagaaaaaaaaaacaagtggtGGTTGCAttccctggggggggggggggggggatgatgCTACTACATATCTTTAGTTTTGTAGAAGAAATACATTCCCACCCCACTAGCGGTACCCTTCTGATTTTTCAAAATcctgtgcaacaaaatgtaagtttaatagtcaagccagaacaaaagagaacaaagacattacattGTGTTAGTACTACATAAACTAAATAGGTAGCATTTCATAGGTTTTTGAAAGCCACTCTATTGAACCCATTTTAAACAAGACCCTGCacgcagggttgactgggatacctgatgGGTAATCTGTGTATATGTATGACAATATTTTTGGCCATAATAATACTGCCTGGATATACTAAAAACATTTGTAAAATCTTGAGTTATATTATAAATGCCATGTCATAACAATGGGACAAGAATGGTAAGAAGCACCAACTCTCCAGGTttgattgggggggggggactcacCATGAAAGTGGACATGactgattgtcctatcttttacAGTGTAAATTTCTACCAAATGCTATCATACAGCAGTGTAGAGAGCATACACTCGCATACACATAAACTACATAGAAAGAGATATAATCCACAGCAGAGCATTGTCATAGAAAACGTGtttgaaaattgttataagtgatagcacatttggggggggggggggggtcacaaCAGTTTTTAGGATATAGCAATTTTCAAGCAAATAATCTGGAAAGTCAAAAGATATATTTAGTCCACCAAGTTGTTTTCCAACAGCTACTCTTGTGAGGCAATGAGCTGGCCCTATATTTCTGGTGCTGTTTGAATTACTCCTTCAGGAAAGACTAAACAACaaactctcttttttttaaatttagtAGCAGTAATTATTGTAATAAATAAGTACTTACATATCATTGTTTAATTCATTGTTCCAAATTGTTCCAATAAACCCGCGATTATTAGCCACAATTTATTTTGGGTCTCAACAGCATTTCCTGCATTCCCTTGTTGACTATATCAGCCGTTTTCCCACCAAAATACAAAATGCACATAAGAAATCAATGTAATTAACTTTACTTCATTCCTGAGTGTATGAAGCTAAATCACCTCAAATTTTGGCCTTGAAGAAAGCCCCCGAACACTTGTTTCTTTCTCTACGGCCCTACGGGTCGGGTCTTCGACTAATCGTATCATAAATCGACGAAGGAAATACGCggtaaaaattaaaatgaatTTCCACAATAGCATTATAGATAGAAAagctttgattgcatttgcAATAATATAATTGCCAAAGTTGCCTTTTTTACCTGCACAAATATAAGCTAATGCTCGGGTGAAATCTCAAATCCAACATGGCGCGTCTCCTGTCTTGAAGTGAATTAGCGATGACCTTATAAGGGCAGAAGTGACGTACTTTATGTAAGCTCAGCCATAGCGTAATCACAAATGGGGACACAAAATAGATGGTACACAAAGTTATTGCTCAATATATGGCAGATTTCCCGGGACCAcgggaaaaaaaacagttgcattttatgactgggataccacaggtatcccagtaaaaaCATAACCTCATCAATAtctgtaaaaatatataaacactGAATATTTTTCAAGGACTGGCTAAGCCTGGCTTGTAACATGTGTCTCTGTTAGGCCAcatcacatttttttaaaatgcatGAAGAATTTGTAGCGGACCCAAAACATTTTCTTGAATGAGATGGTTTTGGGAGTGGGACGAGATAAAGCATGGCACAAAAATGGTTGTGGTCTATTTGAGCAAGGAGTTCAAGCCTGTTATGGAGGgggacccctcaaccggcctgtaccggctttgggaagtacccaccacccaaaaaattcataaatgcaaaataaacacaacaagatgaagatactcaggcatcagtctaagggataaatggtcttgcagatatgcatccaaccaaggtgttggcatctactcttaagccaaataatagcacaggttctttgacaaatctcaaatcgaacaaggagagaaaagcagaatcacccctcttaataaaacgctcaaaataccacacaagggagagagatcagcaaacacagctcaagacacaaatagatacctttattctgatcctccaggtacatttccatggcctcaaaaaacaatgcccactccttgaaggcttgtacaaccacgaattgcacgtattgcaaagcattctgggagatccagggggaAAAGAAAATTCACCAGGGGAGGGCCAgccaacactcctctccccaaagtcagatggttttttataagtcttttcaccctgaagccaaacaaatcaattccaggtcatacagacccagaatagcagtgtaaacaatttttgatgaaaaatacaagcaaccatcaacttgtgctggcttcagcacaacgacgagggattaagtGGGGACcacaaagcactgttggaaagcttggataccactgactaggtgcagctgtgttcgactttgacaggctgtataaaacttagaataggggggaggtatctgttttcagtctgttttttgtaaattcagctcaaaaaaagccaggagtcaatgggttaatataaaaaaattaaatagtaTCTTATCTACGTTCTTTAAAATAATGCATTCTTTCCTAAGGTTCAAGAGGTAACAATTTTAGAATaaggaaattaaaattgtGTGGTGTTGTAAAAATTATTCACATCTACAGAAGATACCATAAAATTACAAGTGGGGCTCTGTAAGCAATATTTACATCCAGATCTATCCAATATAAACATATCGTTTGGGAATGGCACTGCAGTGTAAATAACACAAGATATGGAAAACATTTTTCTTGCCAGTTTTATTAAATCAAACATCATTATACAAGAAACAAGCCTTTAGTTGGTTTTTATGTAATACAAACTGCGCAAAAAATATTCATGATAAACTCTGGACATTGTTTTTGCAAGCTTCAAAACATGGTCACCAAAACATGGTCACCGTTTCtgcaagctaaaaacaaaTGATGTAAACAGCGTATATATCAAAAAGCAATACAACCCATACAGCAAATAATTTGGTAAATCATAGCTGTATATGCAGCCGAGTCAGTTCCACTAATTGTTCATTCGAAATACAAATTTAAAATTATCAGAAATAATCatttaaacaaaagaatcATTATATCGATCAAAGATACAAATATAGATATGTAAGTCATAAGGCATTAACTGGCAAATGTAAAGTTAATTGTTTTATTGGTGGCATGTCACTGTTTCTCTGCTAGTAGTTACATGGCAGCTGAGAGAATAGCTAAAGGCTCAGTGAAGGGCAAAAATGACTTGGACTCTTCTGAGATGGCATGGCAGGTCTTGTACTCAATGTGACAAGGATCAATCACTTGCTTCAACACAGGCCTAGAACAAAAGGTTTGATGGGCATTACAATACACATGTAGCAAGACAAAGGCCCAGAACAAAAGCCATGGTCATTAAAATACACTTGTACCAAGACATGTGCCCAGAACAAAAGGCATGGTCATTACAATACGTTTGTAACACACATGCCTAGGACAAAAAGTATTACACAATACACAAGCAATACACAAAACCTATCCCTCTTCAATGGCTTAGTTTAATCTGGTATGCTTAATCTGGATACCCAAATTTGTTAATCAATTCTAGCTGTGGAAATCAGTTTAAGTGCTTACCAGAGCTCTTCAGTGCACAGGTAAAACTTGGTGGGTTTTTTGAAACCATTGAAGGTTGAGGCCGCCGATTGCGTGTAGGCACCCATGTACTTGAAGAACAGCCACTCCCCAACTTCAACCTGGACGAATTGAACACATTATTTAAGATTCATAAGAATACTGTCAGAATTCTGTCCATCGTATGTGTACCATGTGATGGCTTTTTTTGAGCATCGCGTTGCAAATTCAGCAAGAATTTGGTACATTAAAGTAGTTTTATATTCCGAAGCAGCACATTTATACCACTGGTAATTTCCACAAGTCAAATCAGCTACAAAGTATGCTTAGAAATTATTGTAATTGGCTCAGGCATAAGGTAACAGATTCTAATCATTACCACAATGAGTTATTAGAGGGCAAGTTACCATTCATCACAGCCAAACAATGTCTCATTAGTTTTTAATCAGTTATTCAATATGTTTCTACATGTGATGGAAGGGTGGTGTTGACTAATCCCATCTCTTTCAACTAAATACAAAGATCATATGAGTATATCTTGATTACGCAATTCTGTATGCCATACCAAATCTCCACTGCATATAGAATGTTCACAGTACAGCTCTAACCAGCATCAAGGTTCATTTAACAGGCCCCTTTATAGGGGTTtgaaagttttaaaaaaactaaagAATCCTAAATTATCATGAGGTAATGACGGGTGAAGGCCATACTTCCTAGAGGCCTGGAGAATAGGATTTAACTTGTATATAATCAAATTCAAGGTGGGGGTATGCACTAATTTACCTTAGGCAGCATCATATTCTTGGTGATGCAGTCCATGGAATCACAGGTGGGGCCCCAGATGCTTGTTTGATACAGTGGCTGACCACTGCTCTCCTTCACTGGTATTGCCTCAACGGTGGCATGGTCAAAGATGAGGCAGTTGAAGGAACCATACACACCATCATTCACATAGTACATGAACCCCTAGAGTTACACACAGAGAAATTAAACAAATCAGCTACACACTACACTCATTAGGGGCCAGTTCCTAGAAAGgaggttagcgctaacccacCGATAAATACAGCTATCTTGACAtctgattggataaaaagggcaTTCATCCCTGGGTTAGAGTTACCTTGTTTTCAAGGAACACTACAAGCAATCAGTCTGTTGTTACTTCTGATtcaccaaaacaaatacaaacatGTCATCTCATTGGTGCAAGGCTTTACCTGGTTGCCATTGTTCTCTGGTGCTGTGACATCTTCAGCCAGGACAGAGCTGCTTTGCACCTCACGTCTAGAGTAGACGTTGACGGCCAAAGTGAAGGAAGAAGAACTGTAGTAGCGACCAGGCTCGGCAATGATGCGGACGCCAGAGGAGGGAGGGAAGTGCTCTTCAAGCAGGGGGTTGATGGTGGTACAAATCTATTAGAGAAATTAGGACAATTTATTCCCATCAAGAGGTTATCCCATTTAAATATtgttaaagccacattgtcaccagtttacttccggaggtccgacgaaaacctcaaccgtaaaaagacaaaagaatctattagaattagagatatttaacaggccatctgctctaaattatcaatcacatcctcaaagaaacttccaataaacgcactgctttcaatattgtGAAATATTCTTTgcattttccgttaaaaatcatcggatattgttacgtaattgaccggaagtaaactggtgacaatgcagctgtAATATAGTACGAATTCAACTTTGGATGGATGGATTTGTTCTTTTGCCAGCCACCTGTCGACTGAGTGACAGCAAGTCACCTAAAGGAGTCTTGGATGCCTTAGTCACTACATACCTCTTCAAATGTGATAGCAGCATTTGGGTCTCCAGGGAAACCACCACCAATGTCAAGCAGGGTGCAGTTGAAGCCAAACTGGACCTAAAATAGTGTTTGATTACATTAGTGCCATACTGTATAAGAGTCACTAACAACATTCTATTACTTACATCTAGATATTTCTCGCATACCACATGATCACTACTCGTTACTGTCAAGTCTAAACCTTAACATCCTTATACTTACAGCTAGATTGAAAACGCTGCGTGCAGTTAATGTCAAGTCTAAACCTTAACATCCTTATACTTACAGCTAGATTGAAAACGCTGCGTGCAGCAATCACTGCAGTGGCGTATGCACTGGCATCAAAGCACCCACTTCCAACATGGAAACTGAAACAGCAATAGACAAAACTGATCAGCCTACTTCTGTGGCAAATCCATGGTTATGGTATACAATGGTTTAAAGCAAGATATTGCAAAATATTTAGATCTCTTTGAACTCACCTAACACCAACCACATTGAGCCCAAGATCCTGAGCTACCTTGAGCAGATGACGGCACTGCTTCAGGGGGGCTCCAAACTTGATACCAAGCTGAAATGAGTCAGGAATGTGTTAAAAAAGCAATGGCCACCATCTGTTTACAGTTATGCATTAggcctttttttaatattaaaagTTTGTCTATAAGGGCTTTTTAAAGTATCAAGAAAAACACTAGGGCTGTAAAACAGTCTTTACAACCTTCTTCCAGCCACCCTTTTTTTATGTCACAAGTGAACATTGGTTGTGTACTATGTGATACATACAGTAGCTATTCTAATAATAATGTTTTGCAAGTTCACTGAATGTGTGGTACATATAAGCAATGGTGATTTCCACTAGTGATACCAATGAAGCTACAGCTACAAGTATGCTTTGATATTATTGTAAATTGACTCAGTCATAAGGTAACAGGTTCTAATCAATACCACAGTTATTAGAGGGCAAGTTACCATTCATCACagccaaacaaacaaacaaaaatttaGTGATAACATGTGTGCTTTAttggtttttatttattactggCCCATGGCACTAACCTGGCACAGGGACTTGGAGTCATCAGTGCGAATACGAAGAATCAGTCTGAGGACAAACATGCAACTCTTAGGCATTGTGGTTTTGTAAAGTTCTCTATGCACAGTTTCCAGGGGGGAGTAATAATCAACTCGCCTACAACCAACTTTAACACTTAGTGATAACATGTGTGCTTTAttggtttttatttattactggCCCATGGCACTAACCTGGCACAGGGATGGGGAGGGCAGGGTGGTATAGGTGGGCCAACAGTTTCCTCACTCTCAAGAACTCCTTCCAATCATCAATCAGTACAGTACTAAAATACTTACTGAGCATCGGGGTAAAGTTTCTTGATTTTATGCAACTCCATCTCATTGTCAAAGGTGGTCATGGCAACATCATGCTGGGAGGCATACCTACATAGTCACAATATTCCAAATCAGCCTGTGACACATAAATTAAGATATGCAAAAAGGCTCTGAATCAAGGCCCTTTGTCAATCTTAACTTATACTgtgtagtagtagtagtaattATATACTACTTATACTTATACTTAAGTGTTAGCACTGGgtcttaacccattgacccctgaaccagCCTGTACCGGCCGTCGGAAAAACCTGCTTATttccctgaaccggcctgtaccggccgtTTTTAGCGCGCGCGAGAAAAACCTCTCTAGCTCCCCACCCCAGCAATAAAGCTTTTGCAAATTCAGCTGTAGCATAACAAAgaattgaccaatcaaatgAGATTCACTTGTCTTGCACGaccgccatgttgaatttttAGCGACCCGGGTAGCGCTTGAAAAtcgcaatatttttattattttctcgCTTTTAAGGCTTTGTAAAGAAAGATAATTAGAAAAGGACAATTACAGCCCATGAAAAGATCGTTTTAATGAAAAATGACGGGAAATAGTGCGTAAAGACATCTGACAGGATACTCAGGATACTGACAGTGAAATCTAACTTTTGGAGTCTCACAGTGGAGATTTTGTCATGTTTCGAGAAGTACACTGCCTCTAGTCTGGTGAGAATGAATTATCTACCCACTAAAAGTCTGCTGTATGAATGGAGGCTTCTTATTTTTGTGATAAGACCTGTATCATGAGATATTTACTTTGGCTAAATCAGGCCGGGGTGAATTCAATAATTAGACCACTTGTGGTTGCTCTCATCTCAAAATACTCATTTCATGAGGTCAAAATGGTACAAAAATAACCTTTACTGGATCACACAACATCTGCAAGGCAACAAGGATGTCACAAAGAGTTTTTTAGATGGATTAACCCGAATATTTCGcacgttttatttttcctctgtTTGAGAACGATAGATTTGGCTTACAAAATCCGTGCGAACGATTTAAATCAATTCTAGATTCCTCCGTTCTtggtaaataataattaaggaAAGTCAATAAGTAATCAATACTTTCAGTTGATAATACATTGAAGATGTTGTGAACTAATTGTGAGTTTTGGAAATCCACAGAAAGCACTAAGATTGTGTTCTCTAAACATGAAACATTGATAGAAAGTTCAACCGCCGCTGTGTCCAGAACACGCAGTTTGAAATCGTTAAACTGATTGAtaaaatgtctttgttttacCAAGTCTAGAAATCTTATCTATGGAATAAACTCACGGAATGTATTCAGTAATACTGTGAgtacatttatttaaaatttgtattgatttatttatttattaaaaaataattttgtcataagttgtgttttgtttcttcATGTTCACTAAATTGATAAAATTTCAATAAACTTGTTAAATAATCGtctagtttttttattttctagttCTTTACAGATTAATTTTTACACCATCGGATTCCTTATCTTTTTCTGAATAAGATGCACTATTTGCTTTTATGTAATATTGTCTCGCAATTTACTGCGCAtatgtgttttgttttctgttcGAGCGAATTTGCAAAACTCATGAAAACTCCCAGAGAGAGGGCGAATCGCGCGTGCTATTATCCCAGGAGCGAATGGGTTAAAGTTGCATTGTCACCGGTTTACTTCTGGTCGATTACATAACAATCTCTGGTGATTTTTTAATGGAATtgcaaaatattttaacattgtaaaagcagtgtgtctattggaagtttcttcaagGATTTGACAGATAATTTAAAGCGTGGAATATAATAGATTCTTTTCTCTTTctggttgaggtttctgtcagctgttttaattttaagcGGCTTTAATTAAGGAGCTTATGTCTGTGAGAAATTCAGTGCCATTTAAAAATGGGTGATCTTAGTTTGAAACAATCGGGGTTCACATACACACCAAGATTTGCTAGACATACTGTAACACTGTATCCAATTCCCCTCTTAGGAAGTAGAGACTTACTTGATGTGAGAAGCCTGCTTGCATGGGTTTGCATAGACAATCTTTTTAGGGCTCACCCCAAGGCCTAGTATGGTTTGGATCTCACCCTATCAAAACAGAAAATGTTCATTAGAACATATACAGAAGACTGATTTCTTAGTGAGAGTAGAGTGAACTGGCTCAGTCATTAGGTAACAGGTTCTAATCATCACTACAATGAGTTATTCGAGGGCAAGTTACCATTCATCATAGCCAAACTATAAAAGGTGCACTAAACATCTAAGCaagtttctatttttttagattttgctgGCTTAATGGATTTTGGTGGGAATAAAAAAGCCTGCATACTTAAAATATGAGAATgggatacagaaaaaaagagccggcaaagaccagaaaacagATAGCCATCGCCGCAAGCGGGCcactattttgaaccctgctAAGAGTGGTTTGAGTAGAGTGGAAATCATGTGGGACAATTATCCATTCaggttcttttttttaatattctttAATCTGCCATTTGGCACTTTTGAACAGATTTCCAGACTCTTCATTCAACACACCTTACTGGCACAGTCAAAGCCAAGACCAAGCCCTGCTAGTAACTTCAGAACAGCAGGGTCATTGTTGCACTTCATGGCTAGAAGAATAAAAAGGCAAACAAATCAGTCAACATGATTACACTCAATATGATTATGATTGCAAAAATAGATGATTTATGAAGATGGGAAAAAGAGCTTAAAATATACTGCACTATTTTTATGTAACTTACCATAAAAAGGTTCAACTCTTGGTAGAAGCTGAACCCactgaaaatagaaaaacataACAAATGTACAGTTTAGAAACAGGACTCGACACCAGAAAGACATTAAAGCATAGCAATGTTTTTTCAGAGCTAGATAAATCTAAATTTTCTAAGATATTGCTCAACataatttgcaaaaaaaaataaatagggttaggctttttgtttctttgtctCTTGGAACTAAGATGTATAAATAAttctggaaattaaaaaaaaaacatagaacaCTGGCTGATGGAAGCAGCCTCTTGATCATCTCACATAATAGTTAATGGTGTGGGGTAGAAGTAAGAGTTTGTGATGATTTCAACAATACCTTCTTATGTTTGAGGACCACATCAGCCAAGTCTACAATGTAGAAGGCGTCATCTTTCTCCTCCCGACCCAGAGAGTCAATCTTCTCTGTGATCACGTCCCTGTGGGACAATCCGTCTTTCACAATCTCAATAGCCAAATCCGTTCCAATAGACTGCTTCATCATGTAATGATTCACAGTAAGCTAGAATAGATAACAAAAAGTCAGGGAAGCAAACCtcaaagaggccatgtcttcAGTTTACAACATTTATCAATTTCTTTCTCATGGGCCAAAATTTGGgtttaaaatcttaatacaGCAAGCAGATATTCAAG from the Nematostella vectensis chromosome 4, jaNemVect1.1, whole genome shotgun sequence genome contains:
- the LOC5516156 gene encoding antizyme inhibitor 2; this encodes MMKQSIGTDLAIEIVKDGLSHRDVITEKIDSLGREEKDDAFYIVDLADVVLKHKKWVQLLPRVEPFYAMKCNNDPAVLKLLAGLGLGFDCASKGEIQTILGLGVSPKKIVYANPCKQASHIKYASQHDVAMTTFDNEMELHKIKKLYPDAQLILRIRTDDSKSLCQLGIKFGAPLKQCRHLLKVAQDLGLNVVGVSFHVGSGCFDASAYATAVIAARSVFNLAVQFGFNCTLLDIGGGFPGDPNAAITFEEICTTINPLLEEHFPPSSGVRIIAEPGRYYSSSSFTLAVNVYSRREVQSSSVLAEDVTAPENNGNQGFMYYVNDGVYGSFNCLIFDHATVEAIPVKESSGQPLYQTSIWGPTCDSMDCITKNMMLPKVEVGEWLFFKYMGAYTQSAASTFNGFKKPTKFYLCTEELWPVLKQVIDPCHIEYKTCHAISEESKSFLPFTEPLAILSAAM